The window CCGCGCCGGGCAGGCCACGGGCGGCGCCAGCGACGCCGTCACGTTccgcgcgcccgccgcgccgcccgagcggccgccgccgccgcgcgccacgCAGCGCGCGCGCACCTCGCTGCTGCTGCGCTGGCAGCAGGCGCAGGTACGCCACACCTACCGATAAACGACTGCCCGGAAAATACATGGTGGTGATATCAAAAACCTGTgtagtttatttattaactcgGTTTCAATGCATTTTCTGCTCCCAGGACAACGGCGCTCGGCTGACGCATTACATCCTGGAGATGGACGACGGGCAGGGCTGGCGCGAGGTGTCGCGGCCGCGCACGCGACAGCACACGGCCGGCAACCTGCGGCCGCAGACGCGCTACGCCTTCCGCGTCGCCGCCGTCAACGAGTGCGGCCGCGGCGACTACAGCGACGAGTGCGTGGCCTGGACCGCCGGCgccccgccgcccgcgcccgcgccgcccgcgctcgccgccgccgccgcgcaccaGCTCGCGCTCGCCTGGGAGCCCCGCAAGGGCGACGAGATCTTCACGCTCCAGGTCGACGACCCCGCGCAGGGCTACGGCTTCCGGCCCGCCTACCACGGCGAGAACAACGAGCACACGTGCACCGAGCTGCGTCGCGCGACCGAGTACCGCTTCCGACTGAGCGCGCAGACCGACGACGGCCAGGGGCCCTGGTCGCCCGAGGTCGCGTACCGCACGCTCGCCGAGCGGCCCGCGGCGCCGGGCCGGCCGCAGCCGCGCGGGAAGGTCCTGCCGCGCACCTTCCGGCTGCGCTGGGAGCCCCCGGCCGACGACGGCGGCGCGCCCGTGGCGTCCTACACGCTCGAGCTCGACGGCGGCGACGGCTACCGGCGCGCCTACTGCGGGCCCGAGCGCGAGGCGCACTGCGACCGCCTGCAGCCCGGCACGCCGTACCGCGCGCGCGTGTGCTGCGCCAACGAGGCCGGCGCCGGCGAGTGGTCCGCGGCCGAGACCGTCACCACCGAGGCCACGCCGCCcggcgcgcccgccgcgcccgagcCGGCCGGCGCCGCGCGCGCCACGGCGCTGGCCGTGCGGTGGCGCGCGCCCGACTgcagcggcggcgcgccgcTCACCGAGTACCGCGCCGAGCTGGCCGCGCTGGCCGCGCCCGGCGGCGTGCGCCTGGCCTACTGCGGCGCGCGGCCCGAGTGCGACGTGCGCGACCTGGCGCCCGGTTGCGCCTACCGGCTCACCGTCACCGCCGTCAACCGCGTGGGCGCCGGCCCGCCGTCGGCGCCGCTCGACTTCACCACCGCGGCCGCCCCGCCCGACGCCCCGGATATGCCGACGGCCGAAATCCTCTCGGCGCGTTCCGCTCGCCTTGAGTGGACCGCGCCGCGCGACAACGGCGCCCCCGTGCTCGACTACCGATTAGAGATGAGCGCGGCGAGCGCCGACGAGGCGGCGTACGCGGAGGTGTACCGCGGCCCCGACACGAGCTGCGTCGTGGACTCGCTGGTGCCGTTCTCGCCGTACCTGTTCCGCGTGTGCGCGACCAACGCGGCCGGGCGCGGCGCGTGGTCGGCGCCGCGGGACGCGCTGACGCCGCGCGCGGCGCCCGGGCCGCCCGGCGCGCCGCGCCACGAGGCCGGCGCCGACAGCCTGCGCCTGCACTGGCGGCCGCCCGCCGACCACGGCGCGCCCGTGCTGCGGTACCGCGTGCAGGTGGACGACGACGCGTTCGAGACCGACGGCCCGGCGGCCGAGCGGCTGGTGGAGGGCCTCGCCCCCGACACGGTCTACCGCGTGCGCGTCGCCGCGCTCAACGAACTCGGGCTCGGCGAGTGGAGCGAGGAGGCCCGCGCCGGCACGCgaccgccgccgcccgagccgcccgCGCTGCGCCTGGCGCAGGCCGCGCACAACTACCTGCGGCTCGAGTGGGCGCCGAGCGGCGGCGAGGGCGCGCACTACTGCGTGGAGATGCGCGCGGCGGACGCGCGCGAGTTCCGCCCGGTGTACCGCGGCTCGGCGCGCAGCTGCAAGGTGAAGAAGCTGAAGGAGGCGAGCGAGTACTGGTTCCGGATCCGCTGCTCGGAcacgcgcggcgggcgcggcgcgtggggcgcggcgctggcggcgcgcacgccggccgcgccgccgccggcgccgcgcgcgcCCGCGCTGTCGCTGCCGGCGCCGCGCCAGGCGCTCGCCGTGTGGGACGCGCTCGACGACGCCGTGCCCACCACCTACGTGCTGCAGTGCGCGAGGGGGAAGGATGCCATATTCAAAGAGGTGaggctttattttttttatcgttATCTTGCAAAATAaaatggctgctatttaactgatcaccagatttaataaaatttaataccaaaaaaatctactttaccaccctaaaataatgaatgatcaccaaaattataacactattttaatgtgaaatgattaccaattttattacattttactatcctattaaaggaaatgacaccaaattaatcattattaacccaaaaattgtaaataattaccaaatttcaaaccccaatttaatgtcaattgataaccaaatttttacatcgtgctatcctattaaataaaatgacaccaaaataatcattgtaaacccaaaaatagtaaatgaccaccaaaattagaactccattttaatgataaattataaccaaaattttaaatcttgctatcctattaaagcaaagcaaaattttctagtagcatttcgtttctgtatgggttgcagttcaaacctaacctaacccacttttctagtaacatttcgtttctgtaaggttcgcagttcaaacctaacctaacccacttttctagtaacatttcgtttctgtaaggttcgcagttcaaacctaacctaacccacttttctagtagcatttcttatctggaagggtcgcagttcaaacctaacctaacccacttttctagtagaatttcgtttctgtgtgggtcggagttcaaacctaacctaacccacttttctagtagcatttcgtttctgtaaaggtcacagttcaaacctaacctaacccacttttctagtagcatttcgtttctgtaagggtcgcagttcaaacctaacctaacccacttttctagtagcatttcttttctgtaagggtcgcagttcaaacctaacctaacccacttttctagtagcaattcgtttctgtaagggtcgcagtgttaacctagcccacttaactgatagcagtacaaacctaacctaacatacttttctagtagcatttcagtatgcctacctaagttatgcggtgcggggtacgggggttgagcgggaggggctagtaattttggcatcattttactttatttggtaatatgtataaattttttggtatcatagtggtttatttaggtgaaaatatcgcatttatttggtcttcaagatttggtgatcattaatgatttttggtaatcattcaatatatttggtattcgaatacaatttgaagtgcagtcgtaattaaaatggtggtacattgtaattttaggccttatttttttggtgttcagtaattttttttggtaagcatgatttttttatttagggtaccaaagtattttttggtggtcattatatttgtagccaaataaaatttgatttatCACCAAATTTTGATGTTCTAATTTAATCTAATCTTATTTGTTCGAATCTACAATAAGTAATTTTCCATTATTAATCCGTACAAAATACACGCCATCGGTACAAAAAACCCTTTTATCGGTCGGGCAGGTGTACTCGGGCTGCGAGCCGCAGTGCCAGCTGGAGGCGCTGGAGTACGGCGGCGAGTACTCGGTGCGCGTGTGCGCGGTGCGCGGCGGGCTGGCCAGCGCGTGGTCGGCGCCGGCGCGCCTGGCCgtgcccgcgccgccgccgccgccgcgcccgcgccgcgcccgcaCGACGCGCGCCTTCTCCTCCCGCCAGGTCACTACATACCACATTCATTGTTTCCCGGGGCTACATTTCgtttatatatgtcgcagtcggatcgtataatccgctgtattacattacggctaaccgttttcaaaaacgggcgttttgaaatgcggcggtttaacgattagccgtattgaatgcggctgaatgagaatccgccggaatgtattcggcgctatacgttcttcaacacagCTAGctgtaatgtaatacagcgagtcattagccgccgttttgacagtttttagttcccatttttaacacttgtggcgctgcctgacaaacgctggggtgtccatcaaatctggagttcgacggactgtttctttaaaaaaaaatttccttcgcaacataactagacggagccccgcttcgcggggctcctatttctgagcggtttgcccttcgggcatccgaagctacctaacgaacctaacctgcCTAcgcctacctattgattaagtgagacgtccgtgaaaacattacactttggggaaaaagcgtaggtaagtaagtaggtcAGGTTcattaggtagcttcagatgcccgaagggcaaaccgcccagaaataggagccccgagcggggctccgtctatttaagttgtgaaggaaatgttttggaaaagaaatacatgtagtgcggtgggaccatggtaaaaataaattaaattgcaaacattgtcaaactctgGTTAAGTAGgcaaccgaaagaactggtcactctacaatctaAAATAGtagtacgatgcggctaaacgtaggccgccttattgaagaacgtatcgcaatgacaatccggctaatcgtcgaaccgccgcatttcaaaacgcccctgtttttgaaaacggctagccgtaatgtaatacggcggattatacgatctgactacgacatatacaCTGGCATACATTATGTTAGCATGTGAGTGTTTTATTGCCTTCAACACCCTAAGTTCCACTGGTTACCCCACAAAGTTCCCGGATGCTAATAAATAATGTGTCAGGTGGCGTGGCTGATGGCGGGCGCGTTCCTGCTGCTGGGCGTGCTGGTGGCGGTGCTGGTGCAGCAGCTGGTGGAGCCGCGGCCGTGACGCGCGCTGGCGGCGGCGCCGACGCGCGCGCTCGCCACCATCTAACGTGCGGTGTGGCCGCACCCACGCCACTCCCGCACCGCGACTACTGTGCAATTATCCGCCAATATTTTATCGAGAGACGAGACGTTGTAGTTGAATTCCGAATTGTTTATTATGTAAATGACTCGCCCGAGTCTGAGTATTCGGCCTAGCGACTCGCGGTTCGCCCGCTCTGTGGCTTCACGagtgtataaaatattttatgcgTAAATGTTGCAGTCACCGACTTGTATAATTTTAATGGCAGCGTATCATGATATCATAATTGTCTCTTGTATGTTGTAATTGTAAACTTTCACAAACTCTATATCTAGTCTATGCTTCGAACTTGCTGTTTATGTTTATCGTTCTTGTCTGAGAAGGCGATGTTCTATATAGTAACTGATATCTATTTTATCACGTTTCAATATACATGTAGTAAAATATTCttttaaatattgaatgaaatgtaCTTCCAATATTTACTAGTCTTCTGACTGTAATTATGTTTTCCAAATATTTaatgatatttttataaaatattaaatcggTCTGTTGCATGTTTTATCAGATTTAGTATAGCGACCAAGGTGCTCTATTATTATTAACATTCTGTTGAGAGGGACATGGCCCCTCGCTCTGCAACGAGTTTCCAGTGTGTGTGCTGTGATCACTTCCTTATGCGAATGAGactgattttaaataaatgCTTTCTTTCTATAGACACGTTTTGAATGATGGCTTACATAATATCGGTCCCTAGCCGCGTCCGCGTCCGCGTCGAGGCCGGGCCGCGTATCTACGGTGTCCACCGTGTGCGGCACTCGACCGCGGACCGCGCCCAATCACCCCGACGCGGCCGTGACGTCACAGTCCGATCATGTTACTCCGAATGCTTATTTGATAACATTCATATAATCGTATTGTATCGACGATagttaattttaacattttatatcATAGGACATGAACTTTTATtaatcattaattcattatattatgtaaattagagttattttatttgtataattttaaatttagagaTTACGAATTATTGAGATTGTTACCACCCGGTATAATGGAATAGGGATTTGTTAAATTCGACCTAATTTGTAGGAATTTAAGTTCCAAATATGAcaaagaaataattatgtaatcaTCACTAAATATTGATGTTTTTGCTACTAATTGTTCATTACAGTATTAGAGAATTTTTTAAGCTATTTTACTACGATGTCTTCGATCGATGATTTCTTGTAGATATGCGAAATATCTTTTATTGTATTGAGTCGTTCAGAAACGTTAGAATTAAAATTAATAGTGCATTATGAATTTACATGTTTATACTTGGATGTTTCTTAGTATCATTGTTCACTATTGATGTTATCAGAACTGGGGCTCTCCACGGACTATCGGCTATTCTTATACATGACATTCGTTAGGCTGTTGTCCGATGGGCGGCGAGTAAGCGATTATTTTCTCGCACAAGAAACGTACTACGTGTAGACGTATGTAGGCCCCGTTTGAATAAAAGAGATGCATATATTAATTATTGAACGCTGACTGCTCACACTGGCTGCGAGTTGCTTTATGTAAAAACACTCGCGTGCGAAGAAAATTAACTTGCTGATGGCGGCCGGTCGGACAGCCGCCAGCGTCCGCGGCAGCGGCCGCTTGCACTCGTTTGTAAGAACTTTACCGTGACGCACCAATAGGCttaaacataaatataatatttcgtaaatatatgatatttacCTCTTCTGTGATTAGCGTATCTTTTCTTGTTAAATCTTCGTTGTTATCCGATACATTCCTATATTTTACTTTCAGTTTCATAGACGATGTCGGCGAGGAATATTCACTTGTGCCTCATTTTGTAAGGCGTTGTTTGAAAGGTAAGCACAGCTTAcgacattataaaatatattaatttttgaaATGTTTATCATAATAGTGTGCaattaactatttatttattctgtatcgcttaatataatatttattttttagaaaTTATATAGAGTTTCTACATATAGTGTGGTCTAATTACGAAAGGAAAATTCGATGTTCCTAAATAAGTTAACATTTGCACAATACACGGACTCGGCTAAACTGTGTACAACAGACAAGCATTCCAAGTTGATTCCACTTGTAAATAGGCCTAATGAACTCTCGTCTTGTATGATTGTACATCGCGCTTTACTTGACAAATGTAAATAAATCTGATGTTATGAATCATGAGCTTCATATAAGGGCATGTTTAGATACTGAACATGTATGCCAATGGAAATTACTACACTGTATTGAGACTAAACgttttaaaataatgaaatgaatatattaaattaaataacggGGATAACATCTCATATTGTATTTGTGTTTGAATTAGTAACGTATAACGAAATGTATATGTttataatgtaatatttgaagacGTTATGTATACAATTTATTAAACATGAATATATCAATAAAACTATATTTTGTGTACGATAAATGTTTAATTTCATTATTCAACTTAAATCACCTTAATTTTAGATCACTACAAAATAACTACCTCATGCTAATTATTTTTGACTCTGAACATTCCTACTCGAACTGAGCTAAGACTACGGTGTGAGCaaaccacagacaagacatcctccagacagcATAGCagctctaccccctctgccacaaatacggtagttttattccattttcgagtcgaaagtgtctttgtgtgacgtccatgtctttgaacggaccaatcacggcacgggacttcgtttacctcgtcccccgcaccctgcacccccgtatttttgcCAGCAtgggtttcatgaaataattgctctaaactccgtctagaggattcctagtctggAGCAAACGCATGAttgttaagtacctatttatcagTTTTCATATTCCCTATCCGCGTAATATTAGCTCAGTTGTCAacagaattaataaaaattgttgATCATTAGGTACATGTGTTAAAAATCGTAACTACTTACAacaaataatacttaaaaaataaagaatatcaAATTACAATTTATCGTAACATATCTTAAAAACATTAAACACGCTTCTTTGGTCCTATTCGAAGACTAGAAATTTTGTACTATAATGAGTATTGAATTATTCTACTCTAAAAGTCTACCTACACACATGCAACAAACCCGATGAACGTGTTAAAAAGGCACAgtagaaatatataaattgcGTTCTAATACTTTGGGGGCTTTTTTCCAAACATACTACCATGTTCACAGTGCGTTATCAATTTATCATGTTATTCGGAAATCAAATCAAGTTTCAATACAACGTTGCTCTAAAGTTCAAATCGGACTTCATGAATAAAAGTTGTGCCGGTGTATATGTAGTAAACTTGTTTGCAAAACGGTACGTTGAAGTGATGATCAACCGTTACCTATAATAACACATACATATAACTCTGTAGCACTGTGAACCATGATTACCTATTAGTTTTAAAATCTTTATATATCAGGTAAATGATGTAAACCGGCATATAAAATTGAAGTGTACAGTATGTTTATGTTTAGCTAGCTAGATTTTTGCCAcacgatatatgtatatttttcacTTAAACTTATTCTAATTCTTTTAAAGACTCATTGGAAGAATAAATAAGACTGACCAGCAAATATAACATGTCACCCTCGCTTCTGTTTCATGCGGAGGGGAATAATTGGCACGATTTAATGTTTTCACTGTATACTTCATTGTAATCGATCAGATATGATTCTTCTTTGGTAGCTATGTTGTCTATGCAGCCTTTGAAATTGTGCGGGAACGCTTTCTTGCCTATTGCACTATCCTCTTCGTTAATACCACCTGTAATAACGAAATAAAACATGTTGTAATgagaataaaaaaatgtatccggCTCGAAAGACCATAAGAAACGTGGATGCATAGTGTACATGTCAATGTAAGTCCTCATTTAGACCACAAGATGGCAGTCCCTCTAACACTCACGGTACTTAAAAgaataaatatctgggagaccgagcattgctcggaaaacgtataaaaactcGAAAATGCGCGTTTCCCCAGAGATAACACCTAGCTAGACCGATTTTTCGCCCCCTAAAACCCCCATATTTTTGCCAACACGCAAatatcatcgaaatcgttagagcagtttccaagatccccgaaatatataaataaataatgaaataaacgcatttgtataaaaatatacaagaattgctcgtttcaattaaaagaataataaaatgtgtccggctcgaaggaccataaATTTAACAGGAATGTTGTAAATGAGCCACTGCAGGTCGAGTGCGTGTGAACACCAACATAATAGTTGAATTAATCAACGTCTTTGTGCAATGTGACACACAAAATGGGACACACATATCACCAAAATCACCAAGAGAGCAAACTCTATGCTGTATATGATCCGGAAAGCATTCCATGTTATTACTAAGGAACTATTTATTAGAATATACAAATCATATCTTCGTCCCTTACTTGAGTATGCTTTTCAGATATGGTCCCCCTACTTTAAAAAGGACATTTCATTACTGGAAAAAGTTCAGCGAAGAGCAACTAAAATGGTTGCTTCATTGAAAGACAAACCATATGAAGAACGGCATCAAGAATTAGGTCTTACAACATTGGAGGACAGAAGGAAGCGAGGCGATCTTATTGAGACTTACAAAATCTTGTCCGGTCACTACAATGTTCCAAATATTAAAGACCTATACACATCAAGTCAGAATGTAAGGTTGAGAGGACACTCTAAAAAACTTGTCAAACCTCCGTGTGTTAGTAACCCTAGAAAACACTTCTTGCCGAATCGTGTGGTAAATGTGTGGAACTCTCTACCAGATACTGTTGTTAGTGCACCGTCGGTCAACACTTTCAAAAATAGACTGGATACACATTTTAGAACTTTAAAaagtgcaaaataaaatacaagtgcTTTGATATACACGCATCAGCTCTAAGAGCTGCTAgtgtatcaaataaaataataaataataaaataataatgttaagCGTCTGCTAGACAGTCGCTGACAAGCCTTCAGACTGTTTGACCTTGGTCCGTGGATCCGTCTTATTCCTCTATACTCTAATAATTCTATGGTTGAAGCAAAGGACGGCGTGTTTCTAATTACATGTATAAAACCTGAAACAACTTACCTATAAACAACTCCACGTCACTAGACTCGTTCAGAGCCAGCTCATCATTGTACACCAAATTCTGATCCACTACAACGGACATATTGGTTTTGTCCAACTTTAGCACCAAGACATGCCATTCCCCGTCAGCTAGGAAACCAGCCCTGGGCAGCAACTTGGACTGTATTTGCAGCGGTTTGGGGAGCCGCCATTCCTCTGTGGCGGACTGCGTGAGGTCTTCGCGGGGGCTGGACCAGGCCAGCTTGAGGTAGCCGTGCTCCAGACCGAGGCCTAGATATTCGGTGTCCTGTTAAACAAGGAACGGGGTTTTTCTATCTATGTTTTGAAGAGGGAGAAAACTTCAGAGGAATATCTCAGATTCGGTAATTTTTACTTAGCCAAAGAAAGTGATGATATACTCCGACCACGTTAATTTTGCATCGACTTGGAAGTGATAATCAATTGATTATATTCTTTGCATACCTCTACTATCTCATAAGAGCACCATACTTGACGTAGCACTTTAGATGAAAATTTTCCGTGTTCCGACGGCCTATGGCCTAAACCATTATGTAACAACCGTGTCGCTATCAGCGTCAGGTACCTATCTTCATTTCATGGCTAGGCCGAGCTCACAGCGCGCCCCAAGGGGGGCcctcgcgcgaggccccttTGGGTACAGTGAAAGGGCCTCACGCTACGCCACTTTCAGCGAAGGTCCTTAATGATTTGCTCACCATTATAACAGAAAGTAGCAGGCCCGCCGGTTCAGCCGTGGTGAAGTTGAGCGTGACGTACTGCGGCGGGAGCCTGGCGCTTGTGCTTAATCGTTGCTCACTGACGCGGGGCGCGGCCGTCCTCCTGCCGAGAGACAGGAGGGAATCGCCCGCGAATTGGGGAATCGTCACGTTTACTCCTGCCAAATAAAAACATGTACTTAATTAATAGTAATAGAGTGaaatatagttatttacgatacaagtgcggaaaagaggaaattacctatacgcacgtgtattgtacaacgttttacagtacatatggccctttaaacttttgacatacacgcgaaaagtgctattttacgcattagtgcggaaaaatagggccatatgtactgtaaaatatttagCCTAATTAGTTTATCTATATATAAACATACTAAGGTAGGCTAAACGTGACGTGACGTTTATTGTAAGGTGGTAAATCTTGGCAACACACGTTAAAATTGGGCTTGGGCTACCCTGAACAAAgcgttataagtaggtattcaaTGACGCgagtattaggtacttatggaAGGAATCAACTAAAATATTGGCAgagtgaaataaatatttagctCAATTAGTTTATCTATAAGTATATAAACATACTAGGTAGGCTAAACTTGAAGTAGTGTATCCGGCACACAGTTATGCACATGCAACCTGTCTCCTCAGAAGTTGCCAGCGAGTATAGTTAGCAATTTTAGCCCG is drawn from Cydia fagiglandana chromosome 4, ilCydFagi1.1, whole genome shotgun sequence and contains these coding sequences:
- the LOC134663594 gene encoding fibronectin type-III domain-containing protein 3a isoform X1; this encodes MVGVGVAEGGGGPGPAEPYYGEYGYPEPYYVPEMCPHPQHPQHAHMCTVHAEYGGMPVVTSATMMPPMLPPVLDENMRHYLVHQHQQVHQHPHHQPHHQPHHQPHHQPPPHYGPANGAGGPQHFYGPGYPAHFHHVPPHHMQHSPPPPVYQKDERTQRMHSKLKQKLERKQTNRNNGIVPEANSGGSTPSLSPRKELNGRGGGAGSGGSGGASSGAWSEGEGSSAGASVQGDDDDTQALLDLLSATRTPQVSDMTPTSALVQWNSPLPEGVTLPNVELTYDLLLGDRGRYKAIYSGPSLSCRVRDLRPGCEYSVCLQIRAGQATGGASDAVTFRAPAAPPERPPPPRATQRARTSLLLRWQQAQDNGARLTHYILEMDDGQGWREVSRPRTRQHTAGNLRPQTRYAFRVAAVNECGRGDYSDECVAWTAGAPPPAPAPPALAAAAAHQLALAWEPRKGDEIFTLQVDDPAQGYGFRPAYHGENNEHTCTELRRATEYRFRLSAQTDDGQGPWSPEVAYRTLAERPAAPGRPQPRGKVLPRTFRLRWEPPADDGGAPVASYTLELDGGDGYRRAYCGPEREAHCDRLQPGTPYRARVCCANEAGAGEWSAAETVTTEATPPGAPAAPEPAGAARATALAVRWRAPDCSGGAPLTEYRAELAALAAPGGVRLAYCGARPECDVRDLAPGCAYRLTVTAVNRVGAGPPSAPLDFTTAAAPPDAPDMPTAEILSARSARLEWTAPRDNGAPVLDYRLEMSAASADEAAYAEVYRGPDTSCVVDSLVPFSPYLFRVCATNAAGRGAWSAPRDALTPRAAPGPPGAPRHEAGADSLRLHWRPPADHGAPVLRYRVQVDDDAFETDGPAAERLVEGLAPDTVYRVRVAALNELGLGEWSEEARAGTRPPPPEPPALRLAQAAHNYLRLEWAPSGGEGAHYCVEMRAADAREFRPVYRGSARSCKVKKLKEASEYWFRIRCSDTRGGRGAWGAALAARTPAAPPPAPRAPALSLPAPRQALAVWDALDDAVPTTYVLQCARGKDAIFKEVYSGCEPQCQLEALEYGGEYSVRVCAVRGGLASAWSAPARLAVPAPPPPPRPRRARTTRAFSSRQVAWLMAGAFLLLGVLVAVLVQQLVEPRP
- the LOC134663594 gene encoding fibronectin type-III domain-containing protein 3a isoform X2 — encoded protein: MTNPEESQDPSKAKGPANGAGGPQHFYGPGYPAHFHHVPPHHMQHSPPPPVYQKDERTQRMHSKLKQKLERKQTNRNNGIVPEANSGGSTPSLSPRKELNGRGGGAGSGGSGGASSGAWSEGEGSSAGASVQGDDDDTQALLDLLSATRTPQVSDMTPTSALVQWNSPLPEGVTLPNVELTYDLLLGDRGRYKAIYSGPSLSCRVRDLRPGCEYSVCLQIRAGQATGGASDAVTFRAPAAPPERPPPPRATQRARTSLLLRWQQAQDNGARLTHYILEMDDGQGWREVSRPRTRQHTAGNLRPQTRYAFRVAAVNECGRGDYSDECVAWTAGAPPPAPAPPALAAAAAHQLALAWEPRKGDEIFTLQVDDPAQGYGFRPAYHGENNEHTCTELRRATEYRFRLSAQTDDGQGPWSPEVAYRTLAERPAAPGRPQPRGKVLPRTFRLRWEPPADDGGAPVASYTLELDGGDGYRRAYCGPEREAHCDRLQPGTPYRARVCCANEAGAGEWSAAETVTTEATPPGAPAAPEPAGAARATALAVRWRAPDCSGGAPLTEYRAELAALAAPGGVRLAYCGARPECDVRDLAPGCAYRLTVTAVNRVGAGPPSAPLDFTTAAAPPDAPDMPTAEILSARSARLEWTAPRDNGAPVLDYRLEMSAASADEAAYAEVYRGPDTSCVVDSLVPFSPYLFRVCATNAAGRGAWSAPRDALTPRAAPGPPGAPRHEAGADSLRLHWRPPADHGAPVLRYRVQVDDDAFETDGPAAERLVEGLAPDTVYRVRVAALNELGLGEWSEEARAGTRPPPPEPPALRLAQAAHNYLRLEWAPSGGEGAHYCVEMRAADAREFRPVYRGSARSCKVKKLKEASEYWFRIRCSDTRGGRGAWGAALAARTPAAPPPAPRAPALSLPAPRQALAVWDALDDAVPTTYVLQCARGKDAIFKEVYSGCEPQCQLEALEYGGEYSVRVCAVRGGLASAWSAPARLAVPAPPPPPRPRRARTTRAFSSRQVAWLMAGAFLLLGVLVAVLVQQLVEPRP